A stretch of DNA from Nocardioides sp. Arc9.136:
CTGCGGCTCATGGCGCAGTTCCGGCCCGACGTCGTCGTCACCACCGGGGCCGGGGTGGCCGTGCCCTTCTTCTGGCTGCACCGCCCCTTCGGCGCGGCGTCGGTCTACCTCGAGGTGTTCGACCGCATCGAGACGCCCACGCTGACCGGCCGGCTGTGCCGCCCGGTCTCGGACCTGTTCCTCGTGCAGTGGCCCGAGCAGCAGCGGATGTACCGGTCGAGCGTCCTGCTCGGGGAGGTGTGGTGATGTCCGCCCGCCCGCTCGTCGCCGTGCTGCTCGGCACCGACCACCACCCCTTCACCCGGCTGACCGGCTGGGCCGCCGAGGTCCGCCGGGTCACCGGCGCCGACGTCTTCGTGCAGCACGGGGCGACCCCGCTGCCGGCCGACCTCGACGGTGCCGCGATGCTCGGCGTGCGCGACCTGGACGCCCTGCTCCGCCGCGCCACCGTGGTCACGACCCACGGCGGGCCCGGCCTGATCATGGAGGCCCGGGCCGCCGGCCACCTCCCGGTCGTCGTGCCGCGCGACCCCGCACGCGGTGAGCACGTCGACGACCACCAGCTCCGGTTCGTCGCCCGGATCGCCCGCACCGGCCTGGTCGCCGCGGCCACCGACGTGCCGGCCTACCGCCGAGCCGTCGCCGCCGGCCTGGTCGCGGGCCGGACCGACCGGCGTACCTCCGGCGCACCGGCCGTGCCGGGCCTGCCCGGTGACCCGGGCGCCGCGGTGCCCGGCGGTCCGACGGCGGCCGAGCGCTTCGGTGTCCTCGTGGACCAGCTGGTCCGCCGGGCCTGAGCGACGTCCCTCGTGACTGCGACGATCCCGCCGCCGCCCGGCCCCGTGCTGGCTGCGCCGCTGGCCCTCCCGGCCCCACCCGGCACCGACACCGACACCGCTGTCGAGCCCGCTCTCGAGGCCGCACCCGCACCCCGCACCGTTCCCGACGGCGCCGCCGACAGCGGGGACGACGGCGCCGCGGTCGCGGACGCGCTCCGCTCCCCCAGCCCCATCACCGCCCTCCTCGGCACCGACGTCACCGGCGGCCGGGTCCCGCGGTGGCGCCCGCCCGTCGTGCTGGCCGCCGGTGACGTGCTGGCGGTCGTCGTGGCCACGACCCCCGCCTCCCGTGGGCTGCCGCCCCTCCCGGTCCTCGCTCTCGTGGTCCTCGCCTGGGTGCTGCTGCTCTCGGCCGACCACTGCTACGACCGGCACGTCGGCTCCCGCTTCGACCAGGTACGCCGCGTGCTGCGGTGCGGCACCGGCCTCACCGTCGTCACGGCCGTCGCCGCCGCCCTCACCCGCCCTGATCTCCGGCCGGTCGAGCTGGTCTTCTTCGCCGGCACCGCGACCGCGCTGAGCGCGGCCCACCGGGTCGTCGGGGACCACTGGGGCCGCAGCCGCACCGCCCAGGTGCCGGTCGTGGTCGCGGGCCACCGGCGCGAGGTGGCCCGGGTGATGCACGAGCTCGCCCGGGGCCGCCACCACCGGTACCGCGTCGCCGGCGTGTGCGTCCCCAGCCCCCACGGCAGGGACCTCGGCGTGCCCGAGACGTGCGGGTTCGACAGGTTGCCGACCGTCGCGGTCCAGCACGGCGCCCGCGCCGTGATCGTCGCGCCCTGCCGCCACCTCGACCCGATGACGCTGCGCCGGCTGGGGTGGCAGCTGGAGTCCTCGGGCACCGCCCTGCTCGTCGCCTCCGGGCTCTTCGACGTCTCCGCCACCCGGGCGCGGATCGGGTACGCCGGCGACCTGCCCCTCCTCCACGTCCGGCACGCCGAGCTCACCGGCGCCCGGCGGATGCTCAAGACCGCCGCCGAGCGCTCGCTCGCCGCCGCCGCCCTGGTGCTGCTGTCCCCGCTCCTCGCGCTCCTCGCCCTGGCCGTCCGCCTCGACACCCCCGGTCCGGCGCTGTTCCGCCAGGAGCGCGTGGGTCGCGGGGGCCGCCCCTTCACCATGCTCAAGCTGCGCAGCATGGGCGTCGACGCCGAGTCCCGCCGCAGTGCCGTGGCGGCCCTCAACGAGTCCGACGGCGTGCTGTTCAAGGTGCGGGCGGACCCCCGGGTCACCCGGGTCGGCGCCGTCCTGCGGCGCTACTCGCTCGACGAGCTGCCGCAGCTGGTCAATGTCGTGCGCGGCGAGATGTCGCTCGTCGGGCCCCGCCCGCCGCTGCCGGAGGAGGTGGCGCGGTACGACGCCGACACCCACCGCCGGCTCGCCGTGCGGCCGGGCATCACCGGTCTCTGGCAGGTCTCCGGCCGCTCGGACCTCTCCTGGGAGGAGACCGTCCGCCTCGACCTGCGCTACGTCGACAACTGGTCGCTCAGCCTCGACCTGCAGATCCTCTGCCGCACCCTCCACGCCGTCGTGGGGCACGACGGGGCGTACTGAACCGACCCCGCTCCACCACCTCCCGCGTGTGGAACCGGCCACGTCGTACCCCATATGGGGGATGACGCGGAGCCTGCGACCACCTCCACGTGACTACGGTGGCCCGCTCCCCCGACCGGGAGGGGCGTCGCCGAGCGCAGAGGTCCAGTCCCATCCACCCGATCCGCAACCGAGCAGCCGCAGCCGTCGGAACGGCGGCCCTGCTCCTCTCCACAGCCCCCTCCACCCTCCCGAGCGCCACCGCCGCGCCCGCCGCCGCGCCCGCCGCCACGCCCGCCGCCACGCCCGCCGCCAAGGCCGGCAGCCCGGCCGGCGTCGTCAACGGCGGAGCCGAGCGCGGCACGACCGGCTGGTCGCTCACCGGCGCCCCGAAGGCCCGCCTCACCACGTCGGGCACCAGCCGCAGCGGCGACCGCGCCCTGCAGGTGCGCTCGGCCCGGCCCGGCACCGTGCGCCTCGACGGCACCGCCACCTCCCGCGCGACGCGCACCCCCGCCGGCACCACCACGACCGCCCGGGCGTGGGTCCGGTCCGCCGTGCGTGGCCAGCGGGTCACCCTCGTGGCGCGCGAGCTCCGCGGCGGGAGCTGGGTCCACAGCGAGCGACGCACCGTGACGCCCGCCGCCGGCACGTGGACCCGGCTCCGCGTCCCCGTGACCACCACCCGCGCCCGCTCGACCGTGGAGCTGCGCCTGGTCGTCCGCTCGAGCGGCTCGCAGGTCCGCCTGCTCGTCGACGACGCCGACCTCCGGGCTCGCCGCACCGGCGCCGGTGCGGCGCCCGTCGACGCCGCCCGTGCCGGGACCCTGACCAACGGGTGCGCCTACTCCGCGCGGGGCGTCCCGTCCTGCGGCGCGTACTTCGGCGCGACGTACGGCAGCAACACCGACCCGACCGCGTTCGAGTCGCAGGTGGGACGCCGCCTCGGTGTGCGCCGCACCTTCTACAACGCCTCCGGCGTCGACTCGGCGGTCCGCCAGGCGAGGACCGACCTCGCCCACGGCCGCCTGCCGTGGATGAGCTTCAAGCTCCCCCTCTCCTGGGAGCAGATGGCCTCCGGCGCGGGTGACGCGTGGGCCACGGGCCTGGCCCGGAAGCTGGCCGCGCTGGACGGCCCGGTGTGGGTCGCCTTCCACCACGAGCCCGAGGGCGACGGCGACATCGCCGCCTGGCGCCGGATGCAGGAGCGGCTCGCCCCGCTCGTGCGCCGCACCGCCCCCAACGTCGCCTACACCGTCGTGCTGACCGGCTGGAACCAGCTGTACGGCGCCAGCACCTACAGCCTGGCGAACCTCTGGCCGCGCGGGGTGGAGATCGACGTCGCGGGCTTCGACATCTACAACGGCTTCGGCGCGGTCAAGGACGGCAAGAAGTCCACGAAGTGGACCGAGATCGACCGCGACTACTTCGCCAAGATCCAGCGGTGGGCCGCGGACGAGGGCGTCGCCTGGGGCCTCGCGGAGTGGGGCTACACCGACGAGGCGCACCAGCGCGACCCGGACTGGATCCAGACCACCTACGACCAGCTCGTCGCCCGTGGCGGCGTCGCGGCGGCGTACTTCAACACCGAGCTGAACAGCGCCGGGTCGTGGCGGATCGCGAGCGCCTCGAAGCGTCAGGACTTCGCCGACGCGATCGACGGCACGGCGGCGCTGCGCCTGCCCTGAGCCGGCTCATCGAGGACCTCCCAGCACGCGGCGGTACACCGCGACCGCCGCGAGCTGGGAGTTCACCTCGAGCTTGCGCAGCACGGCCTTGACCTGGCTGCGGACCGTCTGCTCGGTGACGCCGGTGCGCCGGGCGATCCCGGCCACCGTGACGCCCTGGTAGAGCAGCGCGAGGATCTCCTGCTCGCGGGTGGTGAGCCGGGCGACCAGCCCGGCGAGGTGGGCGTCGGTGCGCTGGCTCTCGGACCAGTCCTGCACCATGCGCCGCCGGCGGGCCGGGGAGAGCAGCTCCTCGCCCGCCAGCAGCATGGTCAGGGCGAGGCTGACGTCGTCGAGGCCGACGGAGTCGGGCAGGACGCCCGCCGCCCCGGCCTCCACCATGCCGCCCCACACCGGGTCGGTGGGGTCCTTCACGACGAGGAGCCACCGCAGCGGCACCGCCTCGACCACGGCCCGCGCCTCCGCGCGGTGCCGCGTCGAGGTGAGGTCGCCGAAGATGATCCCGACCCGTGCGCGGGCCGGGGCGACCCGTCGCCGGTGGTCCTCGGCGGAGCGGTGCGGCGGTGGCCACCCGAGGTCGACGGCCTCGAACCCGCGGCTGGCGAGGGCGACGCGCACGGTGTCCCCCACGAGCCGGTCCTCCGCCATCAGCACCAGCCGGGGCCGGGGTCCGCGACGCGCCTCGTCGGCCGTCGCCGGGTCGGGGACCCCCGGGCCGGTCGGCTCCGGGGCGCGGGCAGTGCCCGACGACCGCGCCTGCGACGGTCCGGTCGACGGCGCCGCCCCGGCTCCGTCCGGGGCCTCACCACCCGTGAGGCTGGTCGCGTCCCCCGCGCGTGTGGCCACCGCGCTCAGCCGCCCTGGTCGACGTAGACGTTGTCGACCGCGCCGTTGAACTGGTCGGGGTCGGACGCCGCGATGACGCCCCCGGGCAGCACCTTGGCGCCCACCGCCACCGGGACGGCGGGGTCGAAGACGACGGCCCCGATGCGGCCGACGGCGGAGACGCGGCTCGGCGGTGACCAGGTGCGGTCCGGCCGGGCTCGGGCGAGCGCCAGGACCAGGCGCCGCCCGTGGCGCGAGCAGGAGGCGCGGTACCAGCGCTCCCGCTCGACGGCGGACCGTGCGCTCACGGTCACGGCGCCCCGGTCGCCGGCGACCCGGCACGAGACGACGCCGTGGTCGACCTGCAGCTTCAGCTGGGAGCCGTCGGCGAAGAGGCCTCGCTGCAGCAGGTTGTCGCCGTCGTCGGTGCCGGTGCCGTCGGACTCGGCGTCCAGGGCGAAGTCCGCGCCGAACGCGAAGCGCACCAGTCCCGGGCTCAACCGGTCGCGGCCGCCCTGGGAGCGCACCACCACCGCGGCCGCGCCGTCCTCGCCGAGGCCCGGGAACCGCGCACCGGTGCCCGGCACCCCCTCGTCGAGGAGCACCCGACCGCCGTCCTCGGTGGTCACGTCGACGACGACCGGGTGCGTGCCGCGGTTCGACACCCCGGCGAGCACGGCGCCCGGCGTGCCGGCCCCGCCCTCGAAGTCCAGGCGGAGCTCGCGGGGCCGGTCGTCGACGGGGAAGTCCGCGCGGCCCGCGAGCCGGGTCTGCTGCGGCGTGCAGGCCACCGACGTCCCCGCCAGGAGGGCGACGGCGACCGTGGCCACGCGGCGGGCTCGGGCGCTCACGGCGCGAACCCCGCTCCGGGAGCGAGCCCGGGTCCGGGGGCCGGTTCCGGCGGCGGGCCCGGAGCCGGCTCGGGAGCCGGTCCGGGTGCCGGCGCGGTCGGGGCGGGCGCCGGGGCACCGCCGGGTCCGGAGTAGAGGAACAGGGCCCGGCCGGCCCAGCTGGTCCCGTCGAGCGCCGGGCCCGAGAGGCGGCGGGCCGACGACGCGACGGGCACGCCGTGCCGACTGCGCGGTCGCCACCCGAGCAGGCGCAGACCGCCGTCGGCGCCGGCGACGTACAGGTGGGTGCTCGTCGCAGCCATGCCGCGGACGTCCGCGGGGTGGAAGCCACGCACCCGCTGGGCGGCGGCGCGGCGCCGGGCGCCGACGACGCCGCTGGACGGCGAGAAGTAGCGGTAGTGCAGCGCGTCGGACCCGCTGCGCGTGAAGTAGATCCGCCCGTCCTGGAAGAACATCGCGGTCGCGTTCCGCACGTCGTCGCGCCACGAGGTGAGGACGCGGATCCGGTCCTGGGTGGCCACCGGCTCGGCGGCGCCGTACGTCGTCCCGTCGAAGGTCCGGCGGGTCAGCGAACCGTCCGGGTGGGCGAGGTAGAGCCACCCGTCGACCATGAAGGCCGCCCGGACCGACGACCAGTCGACACCGCCGTCCGGTGCGGTCGTGGGGCCCTCCACCGGACCGGAGGGGCCGACGAGCCGGCGTCTCTCCAGCCGGTCCGAGCCGCCGACGCCACCGACGTAGACGTCGTTGGGCACGACGGACCGCCGCACGGGGGGCGGCACCGCAGCGCCGCGCGGGAGGAGCGCGACCCGGGCGTGGTACTCCCCCGCGACGTGCACGGTGTCCGACACCAGCCAGAGGCCCTGCTCGGTGGCGAGGAAGTCGAAGACACCGGCCCCGCGGTCCCGGCCGGGGTCCCAGGCCAGGGGCAGGCCGTTGAGCGGGTCGAGGGCGGCGATGCCGTTGCGGGCCACCGCACCCGGTCCGGGCCGGTTGCCGGCGAAGGGGTTGTTCCACCACCGCTCGTGACCGCCGACGTAGACCGCCGGGCCGGTCACCTCGACCGCGTACGTCGTGTCGCCGCCGCTCTGGTCGTTCCACGAGGGCTGCACGCGCCGGCCGGTCGCCGCCGCCTCGAACCTGCTGACCGAGTCGCAGGCCGCCGACCCGCCGCCGTACGCGCCGGTCGTGGCCACCACGAAGTAGCGGCCGTCCGGGGAGAAGTCGACGTCGCGCATGTAGGAGTCGTTGTGGCGCGAGCACGGCTCCTCGTAGAACCGGGTCCGCAGGCGCCCCGGCCGTGCGACCGTCCCGCGCAGGTCCAGGGTCAGGAGCTGGTGCGCCCGGGCCCCGGCGAGGCGCGCGAAGTTGCCG
This window harbors:
- a CDS encoding UDP-N-acetylglucosamine--LPS N-acetylglucosamine transferase, with the protein product MKVLLVSSSGGHLAQLMCLRPWWDGHERHWVTFDTEDAVSKLEGEQVTWAHHPTTRNVRNLARNTALALRLMAQFRPDVVVTTGAGVAVPFFWLHRPFGAASVYLEVFDRIETPTLTGRLCRPVSDLFLVQWPEQQRMYRSSVLLGEVW
- a CDS encoding glycosyltransferase codes for the protein MSARPLVAVLLGTDHHPFTRLTGWAAEVRRVTGADVFVQHGATPLPADLDGAAMLGVRDLDALLRRATVVTTHGGPGLIMEARAAGHLPVVVPRDPARGEHVDDHQLRFVARIARTGLVAAATDVPAYRRAVAAGLVAGRTDRRTSGAPAVPGLPGDPGAAVPGGPTAAERFGVLVDQLVRRA
- a CDS encoding sugar transferase, which codes for MTATIPPPPGPVLAAPLALPAPPGTDTDTAVEPALEAAPAPRTVPDGAADSGDDGAAVADALRSPSPITALLGTDVTGGRVPRWRPPVVLAAGDVLAVVVATTPASRGLPPLPVLALVVLAWVLLLSADHCYDRHVGSRFDQVRRVLRCGTGLTVVTAVAAALTRPDLRPVELVFFAGTATALSAAHRVVGDHWGRSRTAQVPVVVAGHRREVARVMHELARGRHHRYRVAGVCVPSPHGRDLGVPETCGFDRLPTVAVQHGARAVIVAPCRHLDPMTLRRLGWQLESSGTALLVASGLFDVSATRARIGYAGDLPLLHVRHAELTGARRMLKTAAERSLAAAALVLLSPLLALLALAVRLDTPGPALFRQERVGRGGRPFTMLKLRSMGVDAESRRSAVAALNESDGVLFKVRADPRVTRVGAVLRRYSLDELPQLVNVVRGEMSLVGPRPPLPEEVARYDADTHRRLAVRPGITGLWQVSGRSDLSWEETVRLDLRYVDNWSLSLDLQILCRTLHAVVGHDGAY
- a CDS encoding cellulase family glycosylhydrolase: MARSPDREGRRRAQRSSPIHPIRNRAAAAVGTAALLLSTAPSTLPSATAAPAAAPAATPAATPAAKAGSPAGVVNGGAERGTTGWSLTGAPKARLTTSGTSRSGDRALQVRSARPGTVRLDGTATSRATRTPAGTTTTARAWVRSAVRGQRVTLVARELRGGSWVHSERRTVTPAAGTWTRLRVPVTTTRARSTVELRLVVRSSGSQVRLLVDDADLRARRTGAGAAPVDAARAGTLTNGCAYSARGVPSCGAYFGATYGSNTDPTAFESQVGRRLGVRRTFYNASGVDSAVRQARTDLAHGRLPWMSFKLPLSWEQMASGAGDAWATGLARKLAALDGPVWVAFHHEPEGDGDIAAWRRMQERLAPLVRRTAPNVAYTVVLTGWNQLYGASTYSLANLWPRGVEIDVAGFDIYNGFGAVKDGKKSTKWTEIDRDYFAKIQRWAADEGVAWGLAEWGYTDEAHQRDPDWIQTTYDQLVARGGVAAAYFNTELNSAGSWRIASASKRQDFADAIDGTAALRLP
- a CDS encoding LuxR C-terminal-related transcriptional regulator is translated as MGDTVRVALASRGFEAVDLGWPPPHRSAEDHRRRVAPARARVGIIFGDLTSTRHRAEARAVVEAVPLRWLLVVKDPTDPVWGGMVEAGAAGVLPDSVGLDDVSLALTMLLAGEELLSPARRRRMVQDWSESQRTDAHLAGLVARLTTREQEILALLYQGVTVAGIARRTGVTEQTVRSQVKAVLRKLEVNSQLAAVAVYRRVLGGPR